In one Dermatophagoides farinae isolate YC_2012a chromosome 4, ASM2471394v1, whole genome shotgun sequence genomic region, the following are encoded:
- the LOC124491133 gene encoding RNA-binding protein fusilli-like isoform X2, whose product MVDHHHQHLNNQQNDCRYLIVVHVVTAGQQDDDLGSDEEEIVLFAWLVIDTTILKVLEKRFEYVRPKNKDINDNILSEAARDSYGISEEKIKYASTLENVIHQMDQYINTHLIGDKLNNQQPQLRPSPPSSTTQCPKHSDNYFENTDTDTCCSSSSSTSTSTSTTPPTNDDYDNDDDEMNNNNNNNQTDYPNKERIMMMTNGHYVNNNSNSNDQQQQQQHYNGIQLITDGQLHLRQVLHPEAVKKSIDLPEYFYQFFDLRKEFRKFYRNNDMKTLDDMIDYLSFKNNDSTTSTVTATTTTMTTMTTMTTNSNASLTASTSSPPSPSSTTTTTTMNQQQPQQEINELELVQMKLSNMVTIINRLLIDGHRFDELQIINDKLEPGICKNELVDNNTVVRARGLPWQSSDKDIANFFKGLNIIKGGVALCLSVQGRRNGEALIRFVNQEHRDMALKRHKHHIGQRYIEVYRASGDDFLNVAGGNNNEAQAFLSKGGQAIIRMRGLPYDCTAQQVIDFFASNGHKCDVMNGDEGVLFVRKPDGRPTGDAFVLFETEDIAVRSLQKHRELIGSRYIELFRSTTAEVQQVFNRNMEARIYADLNGLINCHNHNHHHHQHQHQHHHQQHQQQQQLQVNTQQQQQSLLPALVTQSLLQQQQQQQQQQQSQNSHPHQLQHHLHHHHNHPLQQQQNRKDCIKLRGLPYEAQVEQILEFLGEHSKNIVFQGVHMVYNAQGQPSGEAFIQMDSEQSALLAAQNRHHRYMIFGKKQRYIEVFQCSVEDMNLTSGGFNLQRQSLLSSATPLLPPPPPPFGAFSFGHPVTLTAAAAAAAAAAAAAASNNVQHPVLSLNGTSTIQPHTAVQAAAAAAAAASRLQSTSTTSSSSYGQHTNPFNLVYWPYPSPPVSPTAYAAAFASNNLNHHNHNNHHHHHHQQPTPAMVNMRGLR is encoded by the exons atggtcgatcatcaccatcagcatttgaataatcaacaaaatgattgccGTTATTTGATTGTCGTACACGTTGTTACAGCCGGacaacaagatgatgatcttggTAGCGATGAAGAAGAGATTGTACTGTTTGCATGGTTGGTCATCGATACCACCATATTGaag GTACTTGAAAAACGTTTTGAATATGTACGGCCTAAAAATAAAgatatcaatgataatattttatCGGAAGCTGCACGTGATTCATATGGTAttagtgaagaaaaaattaaatacgCATCTACATTGGAAAATGTTATCCAtcag ATGGATCAATACATAAATACTCATTTGATTGgtgataaattgaataatcaacaacCGCAGCTTCGGCCATCACCGccttcatcaacaacacaaTGTCCAAAACATTCGgataattattttgaaaataccGACACAGATAcatgttgttcatcatcatcatcgacatcgacATCGACATCAACAACACCGCCTACaaacgatgattatgataatgatgatgatgaaatgaacaataataataataataatcaaacggATTATCCAAATAAAGaacgaataatgatgatgaccaatggTCATtatgtaaacaacaacagtaatagtaatgatcaacaacaacaacaacaacattataatGGTATACAATTGATAACCGATGGACAATTACATCTAAGACAAGTATTACATCCTGAAGctgtaaaaaaatcaatagatttaccggaatatttttatcaattttttgatttacgAAAAGAATTTCGTAAATTTTATcgtaataatgatatgaaaacattggatgatatgattgattatttatcatttaaaaataatgattcaacGACATCGACAGTGACAGcgacaacaaccacaatgaccacaatgacaacaatgaCCACCAACAGTAATGCATCATTAACGGCTtccacatcatcaccaccatcaccatcatcaacaacaacaacaacaacaatgaatcagcaacaaccacaacaagaGATTAATGAATTAGAATTGgtacaaatgaaattatccAATATGGTAACCATTATTAATCGATTACTCATCgatg GACATCGATTTGATGAGCTacaaattatcaatgataaattagAACCAGGAATATG taaaaatgaattggtcGATAATAATACAGTGGTACGTGCACGTGGACTACCATGGCAATCATCAGATAAGGAtattgcaaattttttcaaaggATTAAATATTATCAA AGGTGGTGTTGCATTATGTCTAAGTGTACAAGGAAGAAGAAATGGTGAAGCATTAATACGATTCGTTAATCAAGAACATCGTGATATGGCACTAAAAAGACATAAACATCATATTGGACAACGTTATATTGAAGTGTATCGTGCATCCGGTGATGATTTTCTTAATGTTGCAGGTG gcaataataatgaagcaCAAGCATTCCTATCGAAAGGTGGCCAAGCAATAATTCGTATGCGTGGCTTACCATATGATTGTACAGCTCAACAAGTG attgattttttcgcTTCAAATGGTCATAAATGTGATGTaatgaatggtgatgaaGGTGTATTATTTGTACGAAAACCGGATGGCCGTCCAACTGGTGAtgcatttgttttatttgaaacaGAAGATATTGCTGTACGTTCATTACAGAAACATCGAGAATTAATTGGTTCACgatatattgaattatttcgTTCAACAACGGCCGAAGTTCAACAG GTTTTCAATAGAAATATGGAGGCAAGAATCTATGCCGATTTAAATGGTTTAATAAAttgtcataatcataatcatcatcatcatcaacatcaacatcaacatcatcatcagcagcatcaacaacaacaacaattacaagtcaatacacaacaacaacaacagtcatTATTACCAGCTCTGGTCACGCAATCACtattacaacaacagcagcagcaacaacaacaacaacaatcacaaaatTCACATCCACATCAActtcaacatcatcttcatcatcatcataatcatccattacagcaacaacaaaatcgtaAAGATTGTATTAAATTACGTGGTCTACCATATGAAGCACAAGTAGAACAGATATTAGAATTTCTTGGTgaacattcaaaaaatattgtctTTCAAGGTGTACATATGGTTTATAATGCACAG GGCCAACCATCAGGTGAAGCATTCATACAGATGGATTCGGAACAATCAGCATTATTGGCAGCACAAAATCGCCATCATCGTTATATGATTTTTGGTAAAAAACAACGTTATATTGAAGTATTTCAATGTTCCGTAGAAGATATGAATCTAACAAGTGGTGGTTTTAATCTACAAagacaatcattattatcatcag CTACACCATtattgccaccaccaccaccaccatttggagcattttcatttggtcATCCGGTCACATTAACAGCGGCAGCGGCTGCTGCAGCTGCTGCAGCCGCCGCCGCCGCTTCAAATAATGTTCAACATCCagttttatcattaaatggTACATCTACGATACAACCACATACAGCGGTACAGgcagctgctgctgcggCAGCAGCCGCATCTCGTTtacaatcaacatcaacaacatcatcatcatcttatggTCAACATACTAATCCATTTAATCTAGTTTATTGGCCATATCCATCACCACCGGTATCACCTACAGCTTATGCAGCTGCATTTGCTAGTAATAAtcttaatcatcataatcataataatcatcatcatcatcatcatcaacaaccgACACCGGCCATGGTCAATATGCGTGGTCTACgataa
- the LOC124491133 gene encoding RNA-binding protein fusilli-like isoform X1: protein MVDHHHQHLNNQQNDCRYLIVVHVVTAGQQDDDLGSDEEEIVLFAWLVIDTTILKVLEKRFEYVRPKNKDINDNILSEAARDSYGISEEKIKYASTLENVIHQMDQYINTHLIGDKLNNQQPQLRPSPPSSTTQCPKHSDNYFENTDTDTCCSSSSSTSTSTSTTPPTNDDYDNDDDEMNNNNNNNQTDYPNKERIMMMTNGHYVNNNSNSNDQQQQQQHYNGIQLITDGQLHLRQVLHPEAVKKSIDLPEYFYQFFDLRKEFRKFYRNNDMKTLDDMIDYLSFKNNDSTTSTVTATTTTMTTMTTMTTNSNASLTASTSSPPSPSSTTTTTTMNQQQPQQEINELELVQMKLSNMVTIINRLLIDGHRFDELQIINDKLEPGICSKNELVDNNTVVRARGLPWQSSDKDIANFFKGLNIIKGGVALCLSVQGRRNGEALIRFVNQEHRDMALKRHKHHIGQRYIEVYRASGDDFLNVAGGNNNEAQAFLSKGGQAIIRMRGLPYDCTAQQVIDFFASNGHKCDVMNGDEGVLFVRKPDGRPTGDAFVLFETEDIAVRSLQKHRELIGSRYIELFRSTTAEVQQVFNRNMEARIYADLNGLINCHNHNHHHHQHQHQHHHQQHQQQQQLQVNTQQQQQSLLPALVTQSLLQQQQQQQQQQQSQNSHPHQLQHHLHHHHNHPLQQQQNRKDCIKLRGLPYEAQVEQILEFLGEHSKNIVFQGVHMVYNAQGQPSGEAFIQMDSEQSALLAAQNRHHRYMIFGKKQRYIEVFQCSVEDMNLTSGGFNLQRQSLLSSATPLLPPPPPPFGAFSFGHPVTLTAAAAAAAAAAAAAASNNVQHPVLSLNGTSTIQPHTAVQAAAAAAAAASRLQSTSTTSSSSYGQHTNPFNLVYWPYPSPPVSPTAYAAAFASNNLNHHNHNNHHHHHHQQPTPAMVNMRGLR, encoded by the exons atggtcgatcatcaccatcagcatttgaataatcaacaaaatgattgccGTTATTTGATTGTCGTACACGTTGTTACAGCCGGacaacaagatgatgatcttggTAGCGATGAAGAAGAGATTGTACTGTTTGCATGGTTGGTCATCGATACCACCATATTGaag GTACTTGAAAAACGTTTTGAATATGTACGGCCTAAAAATAAAgatatcaatgataatattttatCGGAAGCTGCACGTGATTCATATGGTAttagtgaagaaaaaattaaatacgCATCTACATTGGAAAATGTTATCCAtcag ATGGATCAATACATAAATACTCATTTGATTGgtgataaattgaataatcaacaacCGCAGCTTCGGCCATCACCGccttcatcaacaacacaaTGTCCAAAACATTCGgataattattttgaaaataccGACACAGATAcatgttgttcatcatcatcatcgacatcgacATCGACATCAACAACACCGCCTACaaacgatgattatgataatgatgatgatgaaatgaacaataataataataataatcaaacggATTATCCAAATAAAGaacgaataatgatgatgaccaatggTCATtatgtaaacaacaacagtaatagtaatgatcaacaacaacaacaacaacattataatGGTATACAATTGATAACCGATGGACAATTACATCTAAGACAAGTATTACATCCTGAAGctgtaaaaaaatcaatagatttaccggaatatttttatcaattttttgatttacgAAAAGAATTTCGTAAATTTTATcgtaataatgatatgaaaacattggatgatatgattgattatttatcatttaaaaataatgattcaacGACATCGACAGTGACAGcgacaacaaccacaatgaccacaatgacaacaatgaCCACCAACAGTAATGCATCATTAACGGCTtccacatcatcaccaccatcaccatcatcaacaacaacaacaacaacaatgaatcagcaacaaccacaacaagaGATTAATGAATTAGAATTGgtacaaatgaaattatccAATATGGTAACCATTATTAATCGATTACTCATCgatg GACATCGATTTGATGAGCTacaaattatcaatgataaattagAACCAGGAATATG tagtaaaaatgaattggtcGATAATAATACAGTGGTACGTGCACGTGGACTACCATGGCAATCATCAGATAAGGAtattgcaaattttttcaaaggATTAAATATTATCAA AGGTGGTGTTGCATTATGTCTAAGTGTACAAGGAAGAAGAAATGGTGAAGCATTAATACGATTCGTTAATCAAGAACATCGTGATATGGCACTAAAAAGACATAAACATCATATTGGACAACGTTATATTGAAGTGTATCGTGCATCCGGTGATGATTTTCTTAATGTTGCAGGTG gcaataataatgaagcaCAAGCATTCCTATCGAAAGGTGGCCAAGCAATAATTCGTATGCGTGGCTTACCATATGATTGTACAGCTCAACAAGTG attgattttttcgcTTCAAATGGTCATAAATGTGATGTaatgaatggtgatgaaGGTGTATTATTTGTACGAAAACCGGATGGCCGTCCAACTGGTGAtgcatttgttttatttgaaacaGAAGATATTGCTGTACGTTCATTACAGAAACATCGAGAATTAATTGGTTCACgatatattgaattatttcgTTCAACAACGGCCGAAGTTCAACAG GTTTTCAATAGAAATATGGAGGCAAGAATCTATGCCGATTTAAATGGTTTAATAAAttgtcataatcataatcatcatcatcatcaacatcaacatcaacatcatcatcagcagcatcaacaacaacaacaattacaagtcaatacacaacaacaacaacagtcatTATTACCAGCTCTGGTCACGCAATCACtattacaacaacagcagcagcaacaacaacaacaacaatcacaaaatTCACATCCACATCAActtcaacatcatcttcatcatcatcataatcatccattacagcaacaacaaaatcgtaAAGATTGTATTAAATTACGTGGTCTACCATATGAAGCACAAGTAGAACAGATATTAGAATTTCTTGGTgaacattcaaaaaatattgtctTTCAAGGTGTACATATGGTTTATAATGCACAG GGCCAACCATCAGGTGAAGCATTCATACAGATGGATTCGGAACAATCAGCATTATTGGCAGCACAAAATCGCCATCATCGTTATATGATTTTTGGTAAAAAACAACGTTATATTGAAGTATTTCAATGTTCCGTAGAAGATATGAATCTAACAAGTGGTGGTTTTAATCTACAAagacaatcattattatcatcag CTACACCATtattgccaccaccaccaccaccatttggagcattttcatttggtcATCCGGTCACATTAACAGCGGCAGCGGCTGCTGCAGCTGCTGCAGCCGCCGCCGCCGCTTCAAATAATGTTCAACATCCagttttatcattaaatggTACATCTACGATACAACCACATACAGCGGTACAGgcagctgctgctgcggCAGCAGCCGCATCTCGTTtacaatcaacatcaacaacatcatcatcatcttatggTCAACATACTAATCCATTTAATCTAGTTTATTGGCCATATCCATCACCACCGGTATCACCTACAGCTTATGCAGCTGCATTTGCTAGTAATAAtcttaatcatcataatcataataatcatcatcatcatcatcatcaacaaccgACACCGGCCATGGTCAATATGCGTGGTCTACgataa
- the LOC124500317 gene encoding magnesium-dependent phosphatase 1 gives MENVNHGILERRKIQMAQMIQKIDDLKLIVFDLDYTLWPFWVDTHVTPPFHRNGKYVYDVHGALVKYYPEVPAILERLKSLGYMIGIASRTSAIQEANDLLQLLKWNHWIDYKQIYPGCKIQHLTQLSKQSGCQFDQIIFFDDEQRNIIDLKRINVCSILVNNGMTFKLLTEGIDKFINDKAN, from the exons atggAAAATGTCAATCATGGTATTTTGGAAAg GAGAAAGATCCAAATGGCCcaaatgatccaaaaaattgatgatttaaaattaattgttttCGATTTAG attATACATTATGGCCATTCTGGGTGGACACTCATGTTACACCTCCATTTCATCGAAA TGGAAAATATGTTTATGATGTTCATGGAGCATTGGTGAAATATTATCCCGAAGTACCGGCCATACTAGAACGATTAAAATCATTAGGCTACATGATTGGTATTGCATCACGAACCAGTGCTATACAAGAAGCGAATGATTTATTACAATTATTAAAATGGAATCATTGGATTGATTATAAACAAATCTATCCTGGTTgtaaaattcaacatttaaCACAATTATCAAAACAATCTGGCTGCCAATTTGATCAGATAatatttttcgatgatgaacaacgGAATATAATCGATTTAAAACGTATAAATGTTTGCAGTATTCTAGTGAATAATGGAATgacattcaaattattaacCGAAGGTATCGATAAATTTATCAACGATAAagcaaattga